ATTATCCAGTTCTATTTCAACCATTTTCCCTGCTCCCCATTTCACCACTTCATTGGACGGTGAAATAAGCACCCGGTTCACTTTTATTTGCAACGGCAGATTCTTTATTTGCTCCACATCACTTATAAGCTTGTGCGGCATATAGTCTGTAATAGCATCCAGAGAAGTTCCGTTCTTTTGATTATAGCGTTCGACGGTAATTGCAAAGGTGCGGTCAATCAGTGGTTTTATCACCCTTGTAGCTGTCTTTACTCCCGGTTGGTAGGGGTTCTGATTGTATGTCTGGTCAATATCAAACATCTGTTGCTGCAAGGCTTTCACATGGTTATACTTCCGAAGGAAATAAGAATGAGAGAAGTCATCCCGGCTATTTACCATATTCAATACCTCTTTTCCCGTTTCAGCCAACAGTCTGAACTGATACAGCCAAGGGGTCATCTCTTGAATCAAGGGTTTATTTTCTGTATTAATCAGCAGGATATCAGCAGATTCCTTCATGCGTTCGAATGTATTCTGCAATGCTTCAAAGTCCGCCATTTCATACTTTCCATTCTCTATATAGTTTTTAAGGAAACGTTCGGCAGCAGGCTGAATGTCCTGTGATTCCTCACGACGGTACCGATGTCCGTTCACACCCAAATCGGAATTATGTATAGCGAAACATTCAAGTTCTTCCGCAGCATCCGGCAAGATAGTACGGATGGCATCTTTCCACGTCTGCCAGGTATCATACTTCGTAGGATTCCAAGCATAGCTTGCCACACTGTAAATAGCGATTTTAGATGCTTCGGCATGCTCCATCGGATTTGTGACAAAGCCGGACATTTGTCCGGAAATCGTAGTGTCATTGCCATAAACCGGACCGAGAAGCAGATGGTCGCGTACATAATCGGATACAGGGAAGTTCCACCAAATGTATGCAGGACGTTTAATGCGCTCGTTAATCCAGGAGATACCGTCACGGGTAATGTCGGAGACTACCCGGTCGCCCGTCCACATGATTTGGATAGAAGGGTTCAGTTTCCCTCCTAAGGTAGTCAGGTAGTTGCCTTTCGGGTTCGACCAGCTTTTATTGTACTCGGTGGGGCACATGATAAGCGGAGTCACGTCCGGTTTCGTCTGCACAAAATTCTCATCAATATAGTTCAGAAGTTCCGCCTGCTTCTGCGGATTGGTTCCTTCACCGGAAATATCGTCAAAGAAGACGGCGAATGAACGGACTCCGAGCTGGTACATCTTCTCGAACTTAGCCAGTAGTATATCACGGTCTTGCTGATTCCATTTAATATCCTGTCCCGGATGGATGGCCCATACAAAATCCACTTCATTGTTATTGGCTACCGTTACCAGTTCCTGCAACTGCGCGGCTTCCTTCTCTGGATAAGGCAAACGCCAATTAGGGGCGCTGTGATACGGGTCGTCTTTCGGACCGTATATATAGGTATTCATTTTGTTCTTGCCATAGAACTTCAGTTGGCTGAGACGTGCCTGATGGCTCCAGGGAGTTCCATAAAATCCTTCCACTACCCCACGATAACGGACAGAAGGATAATCCTTAATTTCCACTTCCGGCAATTTTCCATCTTTCAGCAGTTGCGCAAAAGTCTGTAAAGCATAATAGGTGCCCCGTTCGTCACTTCCAGCCAGGACGATTTCCTTGTCGGTCACTGACAGGTAGTAAGCTTCATCGCGATTAGGAATCAGGCGGCTATACTTCCGCACACTCTTGTCTCCTTTCTCACCGATATAGACACGGAGTCCTTGTTTCGTACTTTGCTTTCCCGGAAGCAGTTCTTTAAGGAGTTCCATAGCATGAGGATTTGCTTCTTTTTCACCTTCCAGTTGATAGATGGCAGGCAGAACGATGGTCTTATCACGGGTAATAAGCTCTTGGGGAGCAGGTTGTAAGCTAATATTCTGCGAGAATGCAGTCAAGGCAGACAGGAGACAGGCTCCCAAAAAGTAAATTTTGTTGTTCTTCATAAGTAGTAATATAGAGGTTAGTTATTAGAGGGAGAAATAGTTATTCGAAGAATAAAAGTTCACCGCCGTCCGATTCCGCATAGTCCCTTAATAAAGACTGAATCATTTCAGCAGCTTCTTTCAAACCTTCTTTTCCATTGTAACCGTTGACAATAGCAAGGATATGAGTGGTACCCACGTCCATCTTTGTACGCTCATGGTCGCTTGTAGGTGTTCCGATTCCGCCAAAAGAATCACGATATACGGGCAGCCCTTCGATATTCAACACTCCGCGTCCGATTCCTTCGAACGGTTCTTCCGCCTTTCCGATGCCGAGTTCGAGATGCGTGCCTTGTATCTTATCGGCATCGAAACCACCGATAGAGTGTCCCGTGCGGAGAGAAACAAGATTGATTAGGTCTACCAACGTATCAATCTGATATAAAGGAATCCCGCGCATCAGGCGACGACGCAAAGCTTCTGCCGACGGACGGTAACGTCCGGGGTCTTTTCCGCAACGCTTGTACGCTTCGCGGGTGGCTGCAATTACCGGTTGACGTTTAATGTCTTCCATTTGCGTAGTGGAAGTCAGCTGTTCGGTGAATGCATTGATTTCCTGCCAAAGACCTTCGCAATAAGCAGTGTTCTTCACTGCGGCATATACGGCTGCCCCAGCAAAAACCGGACACGCATCCTTTATTTCCTGAGATACTTTTATTTCAAACATAACTTTATCATAAACCAATTATCAGCGTAAAAAAACAACGTTACAGACGCCGAATCTTACTTTCTTATCATTATTCCCGACAAGATACGGCCGGAATCAATACCCAGCCTGCGTGCCGAAAAGAATTCATCATGATGAATATAGGTGCAGATACCGGCTACTTCAATCTGTTCCGCAGGCACTCCCGCATCAAGCAGTTCAATCCGGTTGGCCTCCCACAGATCTATATGATATTTACCCGTTTCCTTCTTTTTAATAGAGATGGCGGACATGTCAAAGCCGCTTTCCTTAAAAGCTTCATAAACCTCATTACCCACTTCAAAGGATTCAAGCGAGATGCTCGGACCGATACAGGCTACCACATCTTCACCTTGAGTTCCGAAACCCTGGTTCATCTGGTCCATAACATTGGTAACGATATGCTTCACCGTTCCTTTCCATCCTGCATGGACGGCAGCCACTACATGTTGTTTTTTGTCGTACAGCAACACAGGCACACAATCCGCAGTCGTGACGCAGACACAATATCCCGGCACATTGGTAATCAATGCGTCTACTCCCCGCAGAAGGCTCCGTCTTATTTCCAACGAGTCTTCAAAAAAAGATTCATTGATTATCAGACTAGCGCAACCATGCATCTGCTCCGGAATAAATAGTTCCTTAATCTGATGATTCATGATTTGAAACAACCAGCTTTGGTTGCGATAGACATTCATGCATGAGTCATTGGTATAAGGCGAGCAGTTGAATGAGGCATAAGCTCCCGTACTGACACCTTCGTGACGAGTAGTAACGAAATGAGCTACTTCGGGATATACATCCAACGATTTATATCCCTTCAACTCATTATGTTTCGTAAGTGTAATCATTTATCTTCCCAATCTTCTTCTTCGTATTCATAATCGAAGTCATCGTCCTCATCGTCAACATCTTCGTCATATTCATAGTCGATGTCTTCATCTTCGCCCATGTCCTTGAGTTCCTGTTGCAGACGGGTCACGTCCTTCGGACGGTGAACGATTGCTTCTATCTTGTTGCTTTCCTTGTTCAGTTCTTCCCAAAGAATGTCCTTCAATACGGAGATTCCCAAACCGGAAACAGAAGATATGAATACGTGTGGTATGCCTTCGGGCAGTGTAGGTTCAATCTCGTCCATCAATTCCTGGTCGAGCATATCGCTCTTGGTGATAGCCAGCACACGTTGTTTGTCCAGCATTTCAGGATTGAAGGTACGCAGTTCGTTCAGCAGGATATCGTATTCCTTACGAATATCGTCGCTGTCTGCCGGAACCATAAACAGCAGTAATGAGTTACGTTCGATATGACGCAGAAAACGCAGTCCCAAGCCTTTGCCCTGACTGGCTCCCTCGATAATTCCCGGAATATCCGCCATTACGAAAGATTTTCCACCGTGATAGGAAACGATACCCAGATTCGGTTCGAGCGTAGTAAACGGATAATCGGCAATTTTGGGCTTTGCCGCCGAAATGGAAGAAAGCAATGTAGACTTTCCCGCATTGGGGAAACCTACCAAACCGACATCGGCAAGCAGCTTCAACTCCATGATAACGGTCATTTCCTGCATCGGTTCTCCCGGCTGCGCGAAACGCGGAGCCTGACGGGTTGCCGTCTTGAAATGCCAGTTGCCCTGACCACCGCGACCGCCTTTGAGCAGAATCACTTCCTGTCCGTCTTCGGTCACGTCACAAAGATACTCTCCGGTTTCGGCATTGTAAACCACCGTTCCGCAGGGCACTTCTATTATTTTATCCGCGCCGTCTTTTCCGAAGCTACGCCCCTTGCTTCCCGATTCGCCATGACCAGCCATTGCATGACGGTCATACTTCAGATGAAGCAATGTCCAATAATTACGGTTACCGCGCAGGATGATATGACCTCCTCTTCCGCCATCGCCCCCATCGGGACCTCCGTTAGGACAATATTTCTCGCGCCTCATGTGCGTAGAGCCTCTTCCGCCCTTACCCGAGCGACAGTATATCTTTACGTAATCAACAAAATTCGATTCAGCCACGTTATTAGTGATTAGTTGGTTAGTGATTAATATAGTTGAAAGTGATTAGTGACTAGTAATTAAAAAACATGCACTGCATTCTGTTAATCACTAATCACTAAACGCTAATCGTTTATCAAATCTTGTCTACTGCTTCGCAGATTTCTGCAAAGATACCTTCCATAGTACCCAGACCGTTGATATGTTGGTACTTTTTCTCGTTCTTGTACCAGTCAATCAGCGGTGCAGTCTGTGAATGATATACATGCAGACGCTTTTTGATAGTCTCTTCGTTGTCGTCCGCACGACCGGAGTCTTTGCCACGTTTGATAAGACGTACCATCAGTTCTTCTTCGGGAACATCGAGGTCTACCATAACCGAAACATCCTGTCCTCTTTCAGCCAACATTTTCTTTAATGCTTCCGCCTGTGCAATTGTTCTCGGGAAACCGTCGAAAATCACACCTTTGCTATCTTTGAAGCTATCGAATACGCTTGCCAGAATATCAATCATCAATTCGTCAGGAATCAATTGTCCTTGGTCAATGTAGCCTTTAGCTGTTTTACCCAACTCTGTGCCGTTCTTGATTTCAGCACGCAATACATCTCCCGTAGAGATGTGGTTGATTCCATACTTTTCTACAATACGTTCGCTCTGTGTTCCTTTTCCAGAACCCGGAGCACCGAAAATTACAATGTTCAACATCTTTTTACCTAAAAATTAATTTGTATTTGAATTTAATCTACCACTGTATAAATGTCGGGATAATTACGCCCGAAGCCGTCATAGTCGAGTCCGTAACCTACGATGAAGTCATTCGGAATTTCCATCGCCACGTATTCGATGTTGAGGTCTACTTTCAGCTTTTCTGGTTTCACCAGCAGGGAAGCGATATGAATTGATTCGGGATTGCGCGTGCCCAATGTATCCAACAGGCGTTGCATCGTCAGTCCCGTATCCACAATATCCTCTACAATGACCACCGTACGTCCGGTGATGTCCTCATTCAGACCGATAACCTCTTTTATCACTCCAGTGGAAGTCACCCCCTGATAAGAAGCCAGTTTCACGAATGAGATTTCGCAAGGGATTGTGATATGCTTCAATAAATCAGCAGTAAACATGAACGAACCGTTCAACACACTAAGGAAAAGCGGATTCTTACCTGCCAAGTCGCGGTTAATTTCGTTCGCTACGCGAATCACTTCTTTCTGAATATCTTGTTCCTTAATAGAAACGGTAAATAGCTTGTCTTTTATCTGAATGGTATCCATAACCGGTAATTTTAAAAAAGTTGTCGCAAAAATACAATTTTTATTCCACTCCGTGCATCATCTTCTGTAATTTCTTCGAAAAAAGGAACAGAATCAGCGAAGCAATGCCAGACATAATTACGAATAACATAAAGAAATCGTACATCGTGGCAATCTGATAATTAGTTCGGATTCGTCATTTAGTAATATGAGAATGATAACGTTTTGTTTACACTTACTATACAGACTCTAAATTCATCCTTTTCATAGATTTAACTCATCCAACACAGAAATGACCAATTTTCAAGTTGGCTAATTTATCAATAGATAAATAATAACTTATCCAGCAATATCCCACCCCCTATCCAACCGTGATTAACAAGTTTTCTTCCTATAACAAACGGGAAAAGTCAGAAGAATCATGTACATTTGTAGGTCGAAAACTAAAAGAACATTGTAATGAAAATATTTCCAAGCAGCAGTATCAAGAAATTGGACGCTTATACCATTGAGAACGAACCGATTGCGTCAATAGACCTGATGGAACGTGCAGCAACAGTACTAACCAAAGCCATTACAGACAGATGGGGTACGGAAACACCCGTCACTGTTTTTGCAGGGCCGGGGAATAACGGTGGAGACGCCCTTGCCGTAGCCCGCATGATGGCTGAAAAAGGATATAAGACAGAAGTATATCTCTTTAATACGAAAGGAAATCTTTCGCCCGACTGCCAAACGAACAAAGAACTGGTGGAAATGATGGAAGAAGTATCATTCCACGAAATCAGCACGCAGTTTGTCCCACCGGTTCTGACACCGGACCATCTAGTGATTGACGGATTATTCGGCTCAGGACTGAACAAACCGTTGAGCGGCGGATTTGCAGCCGTAGTGAAATACATCAATTCCTCTCCCGCCATGGTAGTAGCTATCGACATCCCTTCGGGACTGATGGGAGAAGAGAATACATTCAACGTCAAAAGCAATATTATCCGTGCGGACGTTACTTTCAGCCTACAACTACCGAAACTTGCTTTCCTCTTTGCAGAAAACACCGAGTTCGTAGGAGAATGGGAATTGCTGGATATCCAGTTGAGCGAAGAGGGAATCGAAGAGACGGAGACAAACTATGAAATGCTGGAGATTGAAGAAATCCGCTCGCTTATCAAGCCCCGCAAGCAATTTGCCCATAAAGGAAATTTCGGTCATGCACTGCTGATAGCCGGTTCGAAAGGGATGGCAGGTGCATCCGTATTGGCTGCCCGTGCTTGTCTGCGCTCCGGTGTAGGACTGCTCACCGTGCACGCTCCGATATGCAACAACGACATCCTGCAAACTTCCGCACCCGAAGCAATGGTAGAAACTGATGCCAGCGAAAACTATTTCGCCGTTCCTACCGACACTGACGATTACCAGGCAGTCGGCATCGGTCCGGGACTGGGACGGAACGAGGAAACGGAAGCTGCCCTTATCGAGCAACTCGAACATTGCCAAACTCCCGTTGTACTGGATGCTGACGCGCTGAACATCCTCGCCAACCACCGTCACACACTCACACATCTACCGAAAGGCTCTGTCCTCACTCCTCACCCAAAGGAATTGGAACGGCTGACTGGCAAATGCCAAGACTCTTACGAACGCCTGATGAAAGCCTGTGAACTGGCGCATGCCGCCCACGTCCATATTATCCTGAAAGGTGCGTACTCCGCCATCATCACTCCCGAAGGCAAATGTTTCTTCAACCCGACAGGCAATCCGGGAATGGCAACCGGTGGCAGCGGTGATGTGCTGACCGGAGTTATCCTGGCACTGCTGGCACAAGGCTACCCCACCGAGGAAGCTGCTAAAATAGGAACTTATATCCACGGATTAGCAGGAGATATAGCCCAAAAGAAACAAGGCATGATTGGATTGATAGCAAGTGATATTGTCACCTGCCTACCCACAGCCTGGCGACTTGTAAGCGAATAAAAGTTAAGAACTTACAGTTTTTTCAATAACTTCATTAACTTTGTTTTCAAAACCAGTTAAAAGAGAACCGAATATGAAAAAGTTGATTATAGCAGCGGGACTACTTATGGCAACTTCCGCTTACGCACAAACCGAAGTACTGACAGGTGTCACCCGTGGAAAGGACTATGGAGTGGTATACAGCCTTCCAAAAACCCAGATAGAACTTGAAATTAAAACCAACAAGGTCAACTATACTCCAGGGGAGTTCAGCAAATATGCCGACCGCTATCTGCGATTGAACAATGTATCCGCCGAGCCCGAAACATACTGGGAACTGACCAGCGTAAAAGTGAAATCGGTAGGAGTGCCGAACAGTGAGGCTACTTATTTCGTAAAACTGAAAGATAAAACAGTAGCCCCCCTGATGGAACTAACAGAGAGCGGGATAGTGAAATCTATCAACGTACCTTACCGCCAAAGCGGCTCCACGAAGAAGACTACCCCGGCCACTCCTGCTCTCCAGAAGAACGCAAATCCCCGCGACTTCCTGACCGAAGAAATTCTAATGGCAAGTTCTACCGCTAAGATGGCAGAACTGGTAGCCAAAGAAATCTACAATATCCGCGAAAGCAAGAATGCCTTATTACGCGGACAAGCAGACAATATGCCCTCGGATGGCGCGCAGCTTAAAATCATGCTCGACAACCTCAATCTACAGGAAGAGGCCATGACCAAAATGTTCTCCGGCATACAGGACAAGGAAGAAAAGACATTTACTGTCCGGCTTACGCCTGACAAGGAATTCAATAATGAAGTTGCTTTCCGTTTCTCTAAGAAACTGGGAGTGGTTGCCAACAATGACCTGGCAGGAACTCCATTCTATATCAGCCTGAAAGACTTAAAAACAGTCAAGATGCCACAAGAGGATGGAAAGAAGAAAAAGGACTTGGATGGGATTGCTTACAACGTCCCCGGACAAGCATTGGTTACACTAACCGACGGCAAGAGAAAGCTATACGAAGGCGAACTTCCTGTCACTCAATTCGGTATAATAGAATATCTGGCTCCGGTATTGTTCAACAAAAACTCTACTATCAAAGTATATTTTGACCCGAATACAGGCGGATTAATCAAAGTAGACAGAGAAGAAGGCAACTAAAAAACTTCTAAAAAGAAAAGAATATGGGCGGTGAAGGACATATGCTCGATATGATACGCCGATTAAGCGAAGGGCGGGAAGCTTCCCGCCTACGGCGCGAACGCACCAGCCAGAGGTTGAAGCAGATGACCCAAGCCGGTGAACATTTCTCACTGCCTGACACAACGCCGGAAGAAATGGAGCGCATTATTAAAGACTCCGAAAAGAAAAAAGAGAAAGACAGCAACTATTTCGTATGGGGAACGCTCATCATTATGGGCACACTGGTTGCAATTGCCGTAATACTTTGGGCTATATTCATTAAATAAAATTCCCATTTATACAATCGGCGTCATCAGCTTTACAAATCCATCTTTCTGCATCTGATAAAGATAAGCAGATATACGCGACTCGTAGCCCGTTTCATTCTGAAAATGGTCTGCGAGTTCTTCTATAATCTCACGAACCGTTCGTTTCCCGTCTATCAGTTCCCATACAGCCGTACCGTGTTCTTCCAAATGCACATGATGCTCTTTCGACATTCCTTTCGGCACAAGGAAGCGTTGCATCCACGAATACTTAAAACGAGGAAAGGAGAGCACAATAGTCTCCCCTTCCCGTTCTGCTGTAATATGTTCACTGCGGCAGGGAATAACCTCTAACAGGTTTATTTTCTCTTTGGCAGCCATCGTTTTATTACTTCTTAATATTTGCTTCTTCCAAGCCGTAGCCTTTCTTCTTGTTCTCTGCCTTCAGCAATAAAGCAACAATCAGCGCCAACACGCCAAAGAGAGCAAAAATACTCATCGGCAACGTATAGTCATAAGTCTGCGCACCGTCTACCACCGGACCTTTGCAATAAGAGTTCAATACCCATCCAATCAACAAAGGTACACCCATCAGTCCCCAGTTCTGTACCCAAAAAATCAAGGCATATGCCGTACCCAACTGTTTTTCCGGAATAATCTTCGGAACAGAAGGCCACATAGCCGAAGGCACCAGTGAGAAAGCAAAACCTAAGATAATCATAATGATAGTGGCAAACCACCATATGTTCAAAATAGGCAAAGCAAACATCGTATGTACGAAAATCAACATGACGGAACCAATTATCATCAGCGTAGCCCCCTTACCGATACGGTCATATAACGAACCGAACAACGGCGTCAATATAATGGCGCCAATCGGCAACAATCCGGGGATGGTTCCTGCCAGTGTCGGGTCAACGTTATATTTCTGCACCATCAAATCGGCAGCATACTTGATAAACGGGAAAACTGCCGAATAGAATAATACACACAACAAGGCAATCAACCAGAATCCTTTGTTTGTGATGATATATACAATATCTTTCATGCGGAACGGTTCTTCCGGTTCCAAACCCTCCGCATCCAAAGACGCATCCAATTTCTTATCATAGAAAGTATAAATGAAGAAGGCAATTGTACCTACACACAACATAATCAGGCAAAACAGAATCGGAGCAGGAATATTGGTGTGGAACGCACCGCTCTCGTCCGCATATCCGAAGAAGTCTGCCAAAGGCACTGTCATCACCATCGCCAAGGTTGTCCCAATACGTGCCGTAGCCATTTCAAGCCCCATAGCCAACGCCATTTCCTTGCCCTTGAACCACTTCACAATAATCTTGGAAACAGTGATACCTGCAATCTCCACGCCAACACCGAAAATTGCATATCCCAACGCAGCCAAAGTGACCTGCGTCTTGAATCCGAAAAGCATGGCGCCTTCCGGGAAGGTGGTAGAAATCGCATAGTATTTCAATCCGCAACCGAATACCATCAACATACATGCTCCCATTCCGGTGAAACGGACACCCATCTTATCCAGAATGATACCACCGAAAATCAGCATCAACAGGAATACATTAAACCATCCGTAAGCACTTGTGAAAAAACCATAATCAAGACTGTCCCATAATAATTCTTTCTCAAGCATGGGTTTTAGCGGAGACATTACGTCGGTGAGGAAATAGCCGCATAGCATAGTAAACGCGACCAATGCTAGAACACTCCAGCGTAATATTGCGGAGTCATTCAATTTCTGTTTAAATTGTTCTGTCATTGTTATATTTTAAGGTAATTAATAATATCATAACGGGCAACAAAGTTAATTAAATCTCCATTGTTTTCATCAAAATAAGATAGTTTTTATTATTATATTTAGGCACGGATTACACGGATTTCACGGTTTTAAGAAATTGATTAATCAAAAACCGTGTAATCCGTGTAATCCGTGCCTATATAAAGAATCATGAGAGAACGTTTCTTGCTCTCTCATGAAAAATGGTTTTACCCAAATATCTCTATAACCCGAAGCGAATTACTCAGCTGCAGGAGCAGGAGTTTCGGCAGCCGATGCCGGAGTTTCCGTAGCAGGTGCGTTAGTAGCAGGA
This portion of the Bacteroides acidifaciens genome encodes:
- a CDS encoding beta-N-acetylglucosaminidase, with the protein product MKNNKIYFLGACLLSALTAFSQNISLQPAPQELITRDKTIVLPAIYQLEGEKEANPHAMELLKELLPGKQSTKQGLRVYIGEKGDKSVRKYSRLIPNRDEAYYLSVTDKEIVLAGSDERGTYYALQTFAQLLKDGKLPEVEIKDYPSVRYRGVVEGFYGTPWSHQARLSQLKFYGKNKMNTYIYGPKDDPYHSAPNWRLPYPEKEAAQLQELVTVANNNEVDFVWAIHPGQDIKWNQQDRDILLAKFEKMYQLGVRSFAVFFDDISGEGTNPQKQAELLNYIDENFVQTKPDVTPLIMCPTEYNKSWSNPKGNYLTTLGGKLNPSIQIMWTGDRVVSDITRDGISWINERIKRPAYIWWNFPVSDYVRDHLLLGPVYGNDTTISGQMSGFVTNPMEHAEASKIAIYSVASYAWNPTKYDTWQTWKDAIRTILPDAAEELECFAIHNSDLGVNGHRYRREESQDIQPAAERFLKNYIENGKYEMADFEALQNTFERMKESADILLINTENKPLIQEMTPWLYQFRLLAETGKEVLNMVNSRDDFSHSYFLRKYNHVKALQQQMFDIDQTYNQNPYQPGVKTATRVIKPLIDRTFAITVERYNQKNGTSLDAITDYMPHKLISDVEQIKNLPLQIKVNRVLISPSNEVVKWGAGKMVEIELDNTYPAESIQIDFGKKEPSAWGRFEISVDGKEWKAIDLVQKGSKLIAGLQKAPVKFVRFTNTGNEEQEVYLRQFVLTIEKGK
- a CDS encoding B3/4 domain-containing protein, encoding MFEIKVSQEIKDACPVFAGAAVYAAVKNTAYCEGLWQEINAFTEQLTSTTQMEDIKRQPVIAATREAYKRCGKDPGRYRPSAEALRRRLMRGIPLYQIDTLVDLINLVSLRTGHSIGGFDADKIQGTHLELGIGKAEEPFEGIGRGVLNIEGLPVYRDSFGGIGTPTSDHERTKMDVGTTHILAIVNGYNGKEGLKEAAEMIQSLLRDYAESDGGELLFFE
- the pgeF gene encoding peptidoglycan editing factor PgeF — translated: MITLTKHNELKGYKSLDVYPEVAHFVTTRHEGVSTGAYASFNCSPYTNDSCMNVYRNQSWLFQIMNHQIKELFIPEQMHGCASLIINESFFEDSLEIRRSLLRGVDALITNVPGYCVCVTTADCVPVLLYDKKQHVVAAVHAGWKGTVKHIVTNVMDQMNQGFGTQGEDVVACIGPSISLESFEVGNEVYEAFKESGFDMSAISIKKKETGKYHIDLWEANRIELLDAGVPAEQIEVAGICTYIHHDEFFSARRLGIDSGRILSGIMIRK
- the obgE gene encoding GTPase ObgE; protein product: MAESNFVDYVKIYCRSGKGGRGSTHMRREKYCPNGGPDGGDGGRGGHIILRGNRNYWTLLHLKYDRHAMAGHGESGSKGRSFGKDGADKIIEVPCGTVVYNAETGEYLCDVTEDGQEVILLKGGRGGQGNWHFKTATRQAPRFAQPGEPMQEMTVIMELKLLADVGLVGFPNAGKSTLLSSISAAKPKIADYPFTTLEPNLGIVSYHGGKSFVMADIPGIIEGASQGKGLGLRFLRHIERNSLLLFMVPADSDDIRKEYDILLNELRTFNPEMLDKQRVLAITKSDMLDQELMDEIEPTLPEGIPHVFISSVSGLGISVLKDILWEELNKESNKIEAIVHRPKDVTRLQQELKDMGEDEDIDYEYDEDVDDEDDDFDYEYEEEDWEDK
- a CDS encoding adenylate kinase, which gives rise to MLNIVIFGAPGSGKGTQSERIVEKYGINHISTGDVLRAEIKNGTELGKTAKGYIDQGQLIPDELMIDILASVFDSFKDSKGVIFDGFPRTIAQAEALKKMLAERGQDVSVMVDLDVPEEELMVRLIKRGKDSGRADDNEETIKKRLHVYHSQTAPLIDWYKNEKKYQHINGLGTMEGIFAEICEAVDKI
- the hpt gene encoding hypoxanthine phosphoribosyltransferase, translating into MDTIQIKDKLFTVSIKEQDIQKEVIRVANEINRDLAGKNPLFLSVLNGSFMFTADLLKHITIPCEISFVKLASYQGVTSTGVIKEVIGLNEDITGRTVVIVEDIVDTGLTMQRLLDTLGTRNPESIHIASLLVKPEKLKVDLNIEYVAMEIPNDFIVGYGLDYDGFGRNYPDIYTVVD
- a CDS encoding NAD(P)H-hydrate dehydratase: MKIFPSSSIKKLDAYTIENEPIASIDLMERAATVLTKAITDRWGTETPVTVFAGPGNNGGDALAVARMMAEKGYKTEVYLFNTKGNLSPDCQTNKELVEMMEEVSFHEISTQFVPPVLTPDHLVIDGLFGSGLNKPLSGGFAAVVKYINSSPAMVVAIDIPSGLMGEENTFNVKSNIIRADVTFSLQLPKLAFLFAENTEFVGEWELLDIQLSEEGIEETETNYEMLEIEEIRSLIKPRKQFAHKGNFGHALLIAGSKGMAGASVLAARACLRSGVGLLTVHAPICNNDILQTSAPEAMVETDASENYFAVPTDTDDYQAVGIGPGLGRNEETEAALIEQLEHCQTPVVLDADALNILANHRHTLTHLPKGSVLTPHPKELERLTGKCQDSYERLMKACELAHAAHVHIILKGAYSAIITPEGKCFFNPTGNPGMATGGSGDVLTGVILALLAQGYPTEEAAKIGTYIHGLAGDIAQKKQGMIGLIASDIVTCLPTAWRLVSE
- a CDS encoding DUF4831 family protein; this encodes MKKLIIAAGLLMATSAYAQTEVLTGVTRGKDYGVVYSLPKTQIELEIKTNKVNYTPGEFSKYADRYLRLNNVSAEPETYWELTSVKVKSVGVPNSEATYFVKLKDKTVAPLMELTESGIVKSINVPYRQSGSTKKTTPATPALQKNANPRDFLTEEILMASSTAKMAELVAKEIYNIRESKNALLRGQADNMPSDGAQLKIMLDNLNLQEEAMTKMFSGIQDKEEKTFTVRLTPDKEFNNEVAFRFSKKLGVVANNDLAGTPFYISLKDLKTVKMPQEDGKKKKDLDGIAYNVPGQALVTLTDGKRKLYEGELPVTQFGIIEYLAPVLFNKNSTIKVYFDPNTGGLIKVDREEGN
- a CDS encoding PqqD family protein; amino-acid sequence: MAAKEKINLLEVIPCRSEHITAEREGETIVLSFPRFKYSWMQRFLVPKGMSKEHHVHLEEHGTAVWELIDGKRTVREIIEELADHFQNETGYESRISAYLYQMQKDGFVKLMTPIV
- a CDS encoding MFS transporter encodes the protein MTEQFKQKLNDSAILRWSVLALVAFTMLCGYFLTDVMSPLKPMLEKELLWDSLDYGFFTSAYGWFNVFLLMLIFGGIILDKMGVRFTGMGACMLMVFGCGLKYYAISTTFPEGAMLFGFKTQVTLAALGYAIFGVGVEIAGITVSKIIVKWFKGKEMALAMGLEMATARIGTTLAMVMTVPLADFFGYADESGAFHTNIPAPILFCLIMLCVGTIAFFIYTFYDKKLDASLDAEGLEPEEPFRMKDIVYIITNKGFWLIALLCVLFYSAVFPFIKYAADLMVQKYNVDPTLAGTIPGLLPIGAIILTPLFGSLYDRIGKGATLMIIGSVMLIFVHTMFALPILNIWWFATIIMIILGFAFSLVPSAMWPSVPKIIPEKQLGTAYALIFWVQNWGLMGVPLLIGWVLNSYCKGPVVDGAQTYDYTLPMSIFALFGVLALIVALLLKAENKKKGYGLEEANIKK